Proteins found in one Flavobacterium channae genomic segment:
- a CDS encoding mechanosensitive ion channel family protein produces the protein MKMFNWAYDVFKSLDFSDVVSSYLNLAINVVVLIVVAYILDYLFKKIFIIFLAIVAARTKSSFDDFLVANKTAKYLAHLVPLLFIYKTVPVILKNFTYWEYLFEKGIKIYIIILSLWITRSIFNSLRDYLKQKPRFSDKPIDSYIQVIMLFLWLFGIVSFVLILFDVSKTTLLTTFGSISAVIILIFRDTILGFVASISVSVNDMVRIGDWITMEKFGADGDVIEINLATVKVRNFDNTTTTIPTYSLISDSFKNWRGMLDSDGRRIKRYILIKASSVRFINDDELNTFRKIQHLSSYIDHRQADINKYNISNNVDKSVIINGRNLTNLGLFRKYINQYILSHPGINKDMHLMIRHLQPTENGIPLEIYCFSKDKTWVNYEHIMADIFDHIMASVSHFDLEIFETISSSKDLK, from the coding sequence ATGAAAATGTTCAATTGGGCATATGATGTTTTTAAAAGTCTCGACTTTAGTGATGTAGTATCTTCTTATCTGAATTTAGCTATCAATGTTGTCGTACTTATTGTTGTAGCCTATATATTAGATTATCTTTTTAAAAAGATATTCATTATTTTCTTAGCAATTGTTGCTGCTCGAACAAAATCGTCTTTTGATGATTTTTTAGTAGCTAATAAAACGGCAAAATATTTAGCACATTTAGTTCCTTTATTATTCATTTATAAAACGGTTCCAGTAATATTAAAGAATTTTACTTATTGGGAATACCTTTTTGAAAAAGGAATTAAAATCTACATTATAATATTATCACTTTGGATTACCCGAAGTATTTTCAATTCGTTAAGAGATTATTTAAAACAAAAACCTCGTTTTAGCGATAAGCCAATCGACAGTTACATTCAGGTAATTATGTTGTTTTTATGGCTTTTCGGAATAGTTTCTTTCGTTTTAATTCTATTTGATGTTAGTAAAACTACTTTATTAACAACTTTCGGATCTATTTCGGCTGTTATCATCTTAATTTTTAGAGATACCATTTTAGGTTTTGTTGCTAGTATTTCTGTTTCGGTAAACGATATGGTTCGTATCGGCGATTGGATTACTATGGAGAAATTTGGTGCCGATGGTGATGTTATAGAAATTAACCTCGCTACAGTAAAAGTTAGAAACTTTGATAATACAACCACTACAATTCCGACTTATAGTTTAATTTCGGATAGTTTTAAAAACTGGCGAGGAATGTTAGATTCTGATGGAAGAAGAATCAAACGTTACATTTTAATCAAAGCAAGTTCTGTACGTTTTATAAATGATGATGAATTGAATACTTTCAGAAAAATTCAACATTTATCGTCTTATATCGATCATCGTCAGGCTGATATCAACAAATACAATATAAGTAATAATGTAGATAAATCAGTCATTATAAATGGTAGAAATTTAACCAATTTGGGATTGTTTAGAAAATACATCAATCAATATATTTTATCTCATCCTGGAATCAATAAAGACATGCATTTGATGATTAGACATTTGCAACCTACTGAAAATGGGATTCCTTTAGAAATTTATTGTTTTTCAAAAGATAAAACTTGGGTAAACTACGAACATATTATGGCGGATATTTTTGATCATATTATGGCTTCTGTTTCTCATTTTGATTTAGAAATTTTTGAAACGATTTCTTCTTCTAAAGACTTAAAATAA
- a CDS encoding OmpA family protein encodes MKKIILLSALLLTFSEINAQDEKIQKETLSEGFNKWSVDVNAGLSKPTAPFSTNYYSSNTNFIHGDLGVRYMFNNKFGLKLDFGLDSFKNKSESFAFEGKYYRTSLQGVVNLGRILSFEDWTQRINLQAHSGVGFSFMTNDKFDGNDDMTNFILGLTAQFKLCNRVALNADFSMINNINQQYTFDGIEDPAVKEDRGFNSTIYNASIGLSIYLGKHAKHADWDTSNPRLDELERRVAELETKLIDTDKDGVADYLDEEKSSAPNAIVDTKGRTVDANKNGVDDKVEAYVDSKTKSSGSEGHSIEDMINGGYITVFFDFNSTKPTADSYSAINFVTQYLKSNPNSSVEILGFADEIGNSEYNNTLSATRANFVKDVITKAGINASRLSVKGQGEDTSVDASSADARRLVRKVIFKLK; translated from the coding sequence ATGAAGAAAATTATTTTATTATCTGCTTTACTATTAACATTTAGTGAAATTAACGCTCAAGACGAAAAAATTCAAAAAGAAACTTTATCTGAAGGATTTAATAAATGGTCGGTTGATGTAAATGCAGGATTAAGCAAACCTACTGCTCCTTTTTCAACAAATTATTATTCAAGTAATACTAACTTCATCCATGGAGATTTAGGAGTTCGTTACATGTTTAATAATAAATTTGGTTTAAAATTAGATTTCGGATTAGATTCTTTCAAAAATAAATCAGAAAGTTTTGCATTCGAAGGAAAATATTATAGAACTAGTTTACAAGGTGTTGTAAATTTAGGTAGAATCTTAAGTTTTGAAGATTGGACGCAAAGAATCAATTTACAAGCGCATTCAGGTGTTGGTTTCTCATTTATGACAAATGATAAATTCGATGGAAATGATGATATGACTAACTTTATCTTAGGATTAACGGCACAATTCAAATTATGTAATAGAGTTGCTTTGAATGCTGATTTTTCTATGATTAATAACATAAATCAACAATATACTTTTGATGGTATTGAAGACCCAGCAGTTAAAGAAGACAGAGGTTTCAACAGTACTATTTATAATGCATCTATTGGTTTATCTATTTATTTAGGAAAACATGCTAAACATGCTGACTGGGATACTTCAAACCCAAGATTAGATGAATTAGAAAGAAGAGTTGCTGAATTAGAAACTAAATTAATTGATACAGACAAAGACGGTGTTGCTGATTATTTAGATGAAGAGAAAAGCTCTGCTCCAAATGCTATAGTAGACACTAAAGGAAGAACTGTTGATGCTAACAAAAATGGTGTTGATGATAAAGTGGAAGCTTATGTAGACAGCAAAACTAAATCTTCAGGTTCTGAAGGACATTCAATTGAAGATATGATTAACGGTGGTTATATAACTGTTTTCTTCGATTTCAATTCAACTAAACCAACTGCAGATTCATATAGTGCAATTAACTTTGTAACTCAGTATTTAAAATCAAATCCAAATTCAAGTGTTGAGATTTTAGGATTTGCTGATGAAATTGGAAATTCAGAATACAACAATACACTTTCTGCTACAAGAGCAAACTTTGTAAAAGATGTCATTACAAAAGCAGGAATCAATGCTTCAAGATTATCAGTTAAAGGTCAAGGTGAAGATACATCAGTAGATGCATCATCAGCAGACGCAAGAAGACTTGTTAGAAAAGTAATTTTCAAATTAAAGTAA
- a CDS encoding glyoxalase, whose product MKTKDESLLEIRGASIGVITEQSSIEEKFQNQTLRPILKFQNELFIEVFRNYAVKQKGVFFTLSPEKKMNYIENAIQRDIKFRNSLKGIVIGMFTVTEYKEYILNSSNLNKRMMNLLIERLKNQIQII is encoded by the coding sequence ATGAAAACGAAAGACGAATCTCTGTTAGAAATTAGAGGTGCAAGTATTGGAGTTATTACAGAACAATCGAGTATTGAAGAAAAATTCCAAAACCAAACCTTACGTCCTATTCTAAAATTTCAAAATGAATTATTTATTGAAGTATTTAGAAATTATGCGGTAAAACAAAAAGGCGTTTTCTTTACACTTTCTCCAGAAAAGAAAATGAATTACATTGAAAATGCTATCCAGCGTGATATCAAATTCAGAAATTCATTAAAAGGAATCGTAATAGGAATGTTTACTGTTACTGAATACAAAGAGTACATTCTAAATTCATCTAACTTAAACAAACGCATGATGAATTTATTGATTGAACGTTTAAAAAACCAAATTCAGATAATTTAA
- a CDS encoding DUF2461 domain-containing protein produces MLQKSSLEFLNQLKENNNRDWFAEHKKAFEAEQKLAKSFFTSVGEQLGKVDSIERMQIYRIYRDVRFSKDKSPYKNHFSVSFARTKPLLRGGYYLHIEPGGSFVGGGFWEPNAADLQRIRKEFEMDDEEVRTIVADATFKKYFGELKGEELKTAPKGFDKTHPAIDLIRKKQYLVTRSFTDKEVLAPNFQEEVLKTFQAMRPFFDYMSDVLSTDLNGESLYN; encoded by the coding sequence ATGCTACAAAAATCAAGTTTAGAATTTTTAAATCAACTTAAGGAAAATAATAACCGCGACTGGTTTGCTGAACATAAAAAAGCCTTTGAAGCTGAACAAAAACTAGCAAAATCGTTTTTCACATCAGTAGGGGAGCAACTGGGAAAAGTGGATAGCATCGAACGCATGCAGATTTACAGAATTTATCGTGATGTGCGTTTTTCTAAAGATAAATCGCCGTATAAAAATCATTTTAGCGTAAGTTTTGCTAGAACTAAACCATTATTGCGAGGTGGTTATTATTTGCATATTGAACCTGGAGGAAGTTTTGTAGGCGGTGGTTTTTGGGAACCAAATGCTGCCGATTTACAGCGCATTAGAAAAGAATTTGAAATGGATGATGAAGAAGTAAGAACTATAGTTGCTGATGCTACTTTTAAAAAATATTTTGGCGAACTTAAAGGTGAAGAATTAAAAACAGCTCCTAAAGGATTTGATAAAACACATCCAGCAATAGATTTGATTCGTAAAAAACAATATTTAGTAACCCGAAGTTTTACAGACAAAGAAGTATTGGCTCCTAATTTTCAAGAAGAAGTTTTAAAAACGTTTCAAGCTATGCGACCATTTTTTGATTACATGAGCGATGTTTTGAGCACCGATTTAAATGGTGAATCTTTATATAATTAG
- a CDS encoding acyl-CoA thioesterase produces the protein MRFHTRKWVKPEDLNANGTLFGGKMLAWIDEEAALYSIVQLENSRVVTKYMSEINFMNSANQGDIVEIGIDVVKFGKTSLVLKSEVRNMMTRETIISIENITMVNLGPDGKPAPHGKTQIEFVKDRLNK, from the coding sequence ATGAGATTTCATACAAGAAAATGGGTAAAGCCCGAAGATTTGAATGCTAACGGAACTTTATTTGGTGGAAAAATGTTGGCTTGGATAGACGAAGAAGCGGCTTTGTATTCGATTGTTCAATTAGAAAATTCGCGTGTAGTAACCAAATACATGAGTGAAATTAATTTTATGAATTCTGCTAATCAAGGTGATATTGTTGAAATAGGAATTGACGTAGTGAAATTTGGTAAAACATCATTGGTTCTAAAAAGTGAAGTTCGCAATATGATGACAAGAGAAACTATTATTTCTATTGAAAATATTACAATGGTAAATTTAGGTCCAGATGGAAAACCAGCGCCTCATGGCAAAACCCAAATTGAATTTGTAAAAGATCGTTTGAATAAATAA
- the hisIE gene encoding bifunctional phosphoribosyl-AMP cyclohydrolase/phosphoribosyl-ATP diphosphatase HisIE, with product MKVNFNKTPDSLIPAIIQDNETKNVLMLGYMNQEALDKTLATNKVTFFSRTKNRLWTKGEESGNFLELISIKEDCDNDTLLVKVKPVGPTCHTGSDTCWNENNKQDYGFLTKLENTIKERKESATAEKSYVASLFEKGINKIAQKVGEEAVEVVIEAKDNNNDLFLNESADLLFHYLILLQAKGFQLNDAVKVLKGREK from the coding sequence ATGAAAGTAAATTTTAATAAAACCCCAGACAGCCTAATTCCAGCCATTATTCAAGACAACGAAACTAAAAATGTTTTGATGCTTGGATATATGAATCAAGAAGCATTAGATAAAACATTAGCTACTAACAAAGTGACTTTTTTTAGTCGTACAAAAAATCGATTATGGACAAAAGGTGAGGAGAGTGGTAACTTTTTAGAACTAATTTCGATTAAAGAAGATTGTGACAATGATACTCTTTTAGTGAAAGTAAAACCAGTTGGCCCAACATGTCACACGGGTTCTGATACTTGTTGGAACGAAAATAATAAACAAGATTATGGTTTCCTAACTAAATTAGAAAACACAATTAAAGAACGAAAAGAAAGCGCAACGGCTGAAAAAAGTTATGTAGCTTCTTTGTTTGAAAAAGGAATTAATAAAATTGCACAAAAAGTTGGCGAAGAAGCTGTTGAAGTGGTTATTGAAGCAAAAGATAACAACAACGACTTATTTTTAAATGAAAGTGCCGATTTATTATTTCACTATTTGATTTTGTTGCAAGCAAAAGGTTTTCAATTGAATGATGCTGTGAAGGTTTTGAAGGGAAGGGAGAAGTAA
- the hisF gene encoding imidazole glycerol phosphate synthase subunit HisF: MLTKRIIPCLDIKNGRTVKGVNFVDLKDAGNPVELAKKYAATGADELVFLDISATEERRATLIDLVRKVAAAINIPFTVGGGISSIADVDVLLRNGADKISINSSAVKNPNLINEIAAKYGSQCVVVAIDAKQIDGDWIVHLVGGKVPTELNLFDWVKEVEQRGAGEILFTSMNNDGTKNGFANEALAKLSEIVNIPIIASGGAGTMEHFAETFINGKADAALAASVFHYQEIEIPELKQYLKNQKITVRL, encoded by the coding sequence ATGTTAACAAAAAGAATCATTCCCTGCTTAGACATCAAAAACGGTCGAACTGTAAAAGGTGTCAACTTTGTGGATTTAAAAGATGCTGGTAATCCAGTAGAATTGGCAAAGAAATACGCTGCAACCGGTGCCGATGAATTGGTTTTTTTAGACATTTCGGCAACTGAAGAGCGTAGAGCAACACTAATCGATTTGGTTCGAAAAGTAGCAGCTGCAATAAATATTCCCTTTACCGTTGGAGGTGGTATTTCTTCCATTGCTGATGTTGATGTTTTACTTCGTAATGGCGCGGATAAAATTTCGATTAATTCTTCAGCCGTTAAAAATCCGAATTTGATAAACGAAATTGCAGCAAAATATGGAAGTCAGTGCGTTGTTGTTGCTATTGATGCGAAACAAATTGATGGAGATTGGATAGTTCATTTAGTTGGCGGAAAAGTTCCTACGGAATTGAATTTATTCGATTGGGTAAAAGAAGTCGAGCAACGTGGCGCTGGCGAAATTTTGTTCACTTCCATGAATAACGATGGAACAAAAAACGGATTCGCTAATGAAGCTTTAGCCAAGTTATCCGAAATCGTAAATATACCCATCATAGCTTCTGGTGGTGCGGGAACTATGGAACATTTTGCTGAAACTTTTATTAATGGAAAAGCCGATGCCGCCTTAGCAGCTAGTGTTTTTCATTATCAAGAAATCGAAATTCCAGAATTAAAACAGTATTTAAAGAATCAAAAAATAACAGTCAGATTATAA
- the hisA gene encoding 1-(5-phosphoribosyl)-5-[(5-phosphoribosylamino)methylideneamino]imidazole-4-carboxamide isomerase: protein MRIIPAIDIIEGKCVRLSKGDYDTKKIYNENPLEIAKCFEAHGIQYLHLVDLDGAKSSRIVNYKVLEQIALKTSLKIDFGGGLKSHADLKIAFESGANQITGGSIAIKQPEVFKSWIQQYGAYKIILGADAMNEKITISGWLEESKEEVIPFIQNYQKEGIQYVICTDISKDGMLEGPSFELYQRILDSDLSNRAYHFERSREARLKLIASGGISTFDELPKLAELGCEGTIIGKAIYEGRITLKQLENYIINK, encoded by the coding sequence ATGAGAATAATCCCAGCCATAGACATCATCGAAGGAAAATGCGTTCGTCTTTCCAAAGGTGATTATGATACCAAAAAAATATACAACGAAAATCCGCTTGAAATAGCTAAATGTTTTGAAGCACACGGAATTCAGTATTTGCATTTAGTCGACTTAGACGGAGCCAAATCCAGTAGAATTGTGAACTACAAAGTATTGGAACAAATTGCTTTAAAAACGAGTTTAAAAATCGATTTTGGTGGCGGTTTAAAATCCCATGCTGATTTGAAAATTGCTTTTGAAAGTGGCGCAAATCAAATTACAGGTGGAAGTATTGCCATCAAACAACCCGAAGTTTTCAAAAGTTGGATTCAGCAATATGGAGCATATAAAATCATTCTAGGTGCTGATGCAATGAACGAAAAAATAACGATTTCAGGTTGGTTAGAAGAATCAAAAGAAGAAGTGATTCCGTTTATTCAAAATTATCAGAAAGAAGGAATACAATACGTGATTTGCACCGATATTTCAAAAGATGGTATGTTAGAAGGTCCAAGTTTTGAATTATATCAAAGAATTTTGGATTCTGATTTGTCAAATCGAGCATATCATTTCGAGCGAAGTCGAGAAGCGAGATTAAAACTTATCGCTTCAGGAGGAATTTCAACTTTCGATGAATTACCCAAGTTAGCCGAATTAGGTTGCGAAGGAACCATCATTGGAAAAGCGATTTATGAAGGTAGAATCACCTTAAAACAATTAGAAAATTATATTATTAATAAGTAA
- the hisH gene encoding imidazole glycerol phosphate synthase subunit HisH: MKIAIIDYGAGNVQSVLFALERLGFEGIVTNDWNTIKKADKVIFPGVGEASSAMKMLVDSGLDVLIPTLNQPVLGICLGMQLMCKHSEEGNTNGLAIFDVNVVKFSNEVKVPQMGWNTIYNLKSSLFDGIKENEFMYLVHSFYAPLSENTIATTNYELEYSTALQRDNFFGVQFHPEKSGVFGEQILKNFLNL, from the coding sequence ATGAAAATAGCAATAATAGATTACGGAGCAGGAAATGTTCAAAGTGTTTTATTCGCTTTAGAACGACTGGGCTTTGAAGGAATTGTCACTAATGATTGGAATACCATAAAGAAAGCTGATAAAGTCATTTTTCCGGGTGTAGGCGAGGCGAGTAGTGCTATGAAAATGTTGGTTGATAGTGGATTAGATGTATTGATTCCTACCCTGAATCAACCGGTTTTAGGAATTTGTTTGGGAATGCAATTGATGTGTAAACATTCAGAAGAAGGAAATACCAACGGATTAGCAATTTTTGATGTCAATGTCGTGAAATTTTCAAATGAGGTAAAAGTCCCTCAAATGGGTTGGAATACGATTTACAATTTGAAATCGTCATTATTTGATGGAATTAAAGAAAATGAATTCATGTATTTGGTTCATAGTTTTTATGCGCCATTATCTGAAAACACGATTGCTACAACGAATTACGAACTCGAATATAGCACGGCATTGCAACGCGATAACTTCTTCGGAGTACAATTTCACCCTGAGAAAAGTGGAGTGTTTGGAGAACAAATTTTGAAAAACTTTCTTAACCTATAA
- the hisB gene encoding bifunctional histidinol-phosphatase/imidazoleglycerol-phosphate dehydratase HisB: protein MPKRVLFIDRDGTLVVEPENYQLDCLTKLEFYPKVFQYMSKIAKELDFELAIVTNQDGLGTDSFPEDTFWPTQNFILKAFENEGIKFDEIFIDRSFPEDNAPTRKPRTGMLTKYLNNPEYDLENSYVIGDRITDVELAKNLGSKAIFIKNEENLGGNEIATSLEELQNVIALQTNDWQKIYEFLKLKERTASISRTTNETDIAITLNLDGTGKSNINTGISFFDHMLDQIARHGQIDLEIQVKGDLEVDEHHTIEDTAIALGEVFAKALCNKLGIERYGFCLPMDDCLAQVAIDFGGRNWLVWEAEFKREMIGQMPTEMFFHFFKSFTDGAKANLNIKAEGTNEHHKIEAIFKAFAKAIKVAVKRDTEKMILPSTKGML, encoded by the coding sequence ATGCCGAAAAGAGTATTATTTATAGATAGAGATGGAACTTTGGTCGTAGAACCAGAAAATTATCAATTGGATTGTTTAACCAAATTGGAATTCTATCCAAAAGTATTTCAATATATGAGTAAAATCGCCAAAGAATTGGATTTTGAATTGGCTATCGTAACTAATCAAGATGGATTAGGAACGGATAGTTTTCCGGAAGACACTTTTTGGCCAACACAAAATTTCATCCTGAAAGCATTTGAAAATGAAGGCATAAAATTTGACGAAATTTTTATCGACAGAAGTTTTCCAGAAGATAACGCGCCAACCAGAAAGCCTAGAACAGGAATGTTAACCAAGTATTTGAACAATCCGGAATACGATTTGGAGAATTCTTATGTAATTGGCGATAGAATTACCGATGTTGAATTGGCTAAAAACTTAGGTTCGAAAGCAATTTTCATTAAAAACGAAGAGAATTTGGGAGGAAACGAAATTGCGACTTCATTGGAAGAACTCCAAAATGTAATTGCTCTACAAACCAATGATTGGCAAAAGATTTACGAGTTTCTAAAATTGAAGGAAAGAACAGCTTCGATTTCGAGAACAACAAATGAAACCGATATCGCTATCACTTTAAATTTAGACGGAACAGGAAAAAGCAACATCAACACCGGAATTTCCTTTTTCGATCACATGTTGGACCAAATTGCGCGTCACGGTCAAATAGATTTAGAAATTCAAGTCAAAGGCGATTTAGAAGTTGATGAACACCACACGATTGAAGATACTGCCATTGCATTAGGTGAAGTTTTTGCAAAAGCATTATGCAACAAATTAGGTATCGAACGCTACGGATTTTGTTTACCAATGGACGATTGTTTGGCACAAGTAGCTATTGATTTTGGCGGAAGAAATTGGTTGGTTTGGGAAGCTGAATTTAAACGTGAAATGATTGGTCAAATGCCAACCGAAATGTTTTTTCATTTCTTCAAATCGTTCACAGACGGAGCCAAAGCGAATCTAAATATCAAAGCTGAAGGCACAAACGAACACCACAAAATTGAAGCGATTTTTAAAGCCTTCGCTAAAGCAATAAAAGTAGCGGTAAAACGTGATACAGAAAAAATGATTTTACCTTCAACAAAAGGAATGTTATAA
- the hisC gene encoding histidinol-phosphate transaminase: MNLENIIRENVKKLSPYSSARDEFEQFKKPMVYLDANENPFTNGMNRYPDPQQKELKAIIGDKNNVSKENILLGNGSDEVLDLIFRAFCEPNRDNIITLPPTYGMYGVLANINAIENREVLLNEEFQPNVEAILNAVDNNTKIIFLCSPNNPTGNSFTDASVIKILNQFKGLVVIDEAYIDFSKEESWLSVLKDFPNLIITQTLSKAYAMAGLRIGILYASREIIAVLNKIKPPYNINGLSQETAVKKLLQSTMPTQVRKILVERNKLIEALSKCEFVEKIYPSDANFILIKVDDANFRYQQFIENGVVVRNRSNQPLCENCLRISIGTKEETEQVIELLKTFNNAEKSIIYR, encoded by the coding sequence ATGAATTTAGAAAATATAATCAGAGAAAACGTTAAAAAACTGAGTCCATATTCTTCAGCACGCGATGAATTTGAACAGTTTAAAAAGCCAATGGTCTATTTAGATGCTAATGAAAATCCGTTTACTAACGGTATGAATCGTTATCCAGATCCACAACAAAAAGAGCTAAAAGCCATTATTGGAGATAAAAACAATGTTTCAAAAGAAAATATTTTACTTGGTAATGGGAGCGATGAAGTTTTAGATTTGATTTTTAGAGCCTTTTGTGAACCGAATCGCGATAATATCATCACATTACCACCAACATATGGAATGTACGGAGTTTTAGCGAACATCAATGCTATTGAAAATCGTGAAGTATTGCTAAATGAGGAATTTCAACCGAATGTTGAAGCCATTCTAAATGCTGTGGATAACAATACTAAAATCATCTTTTTGTGTTCACCAAACAACCCAACAGGAAATTCTTTTACAGATGCATCAGTAATCAAAATTTTAAATCAATTTAAAGGATTAGTGGTAATTGATGAAGCGTATATTGATTTTTCAAAAGAGGAAAGTTGGTTAAGTGTTTTGAAAGATTTTCCTAATTTGATTATCACCCAAACTTTATCAAAAGCTTATGCAATGGCAGGATTACGAATCGGAATTTTGTATGCATCTAGAGAAATTATTGCAGTTTTGAATAAAATTAAGCCACCTTACAACATTAACGGTTTGTCACAAGAAACTGCTGTCAAAAAATTGTTGCAAAGTACGATGCCAACGCAAGTTAGAAAAATATTGGTGGAGCGAAATAAACTCATCGAAGCACTTTCAAAATGCGAATTTGTTGAAAAAATATATCCATCGGATGCTAATTTTATTTTGATTAAAGTCGATGATGCGAATTTTAGATACCAACAATTTATCGAAAATGGAGTAGTGGTTCGCAACAGAAGTAATCAACCTTTATGCGAAAATTGCTTACGAATTAGTATTGGAACCAAAGAAGAAACCGAGCAAGTTATCGAATTATTAAAAACTTTCAACAATGCCGAAAAGAGTATTATTTATAGATAG
- the hisD gene encoding histidinol dehydrogenase — translation MKKIYNPQPETWSEICKRPTQTFSDVEETVKQIFKEVQQKGDKAIAKYACFFDGVTLENIQVTQEEIEIAKNEVSTELKEAIQLAKSNIEQFHAAQKTDKIVVETTIGVMCWQEKRPIQKVGLYIPGGTAPLFSTVLMLAVPAKLAGCKEIILCSPSDKNGKINSAILYAADLCGVTKIYKVGGIQAIAGMTFGTETIPQVYKIFGPGNQFVTIAKQFASQNGVAIDMPAGPSELLVYADETAIPSFVASDLLSQAEHGKDSQVILVTTNKNILNDVEEEIYKQLKVLPRQEIAQVAINNSKLIFVETEKTALSLINEYGPEHFIVCSKNEDYFVDGIQNAGSIFIGNYTPESAGDYASGTNHTLPTNGYSKSYSGVNLDSFLKAMTFQKISNEGIQNIGKAIEIMAEAEGLQAHKNAVSLRLK, via the coding sequence ATGAAAAAAATATACAACCCACAACCCGAAACTTGGTCAGAAATTTGCAAAAGACCAACCCAAACTTTCTCAGACGTAGAAGAAACGGTAAAACAAATTTTCAAAGAAGTACAACAAAAAGGTGACAAAGCTATTGCAAAATATGCTTGCTTCTTTGATGGTGTAACTTTAGAAAATATTCAAGTCACACAAGAAGAAATTGAAATTGCTAAAAATGAAGTTTCAACGGAACTAAAAGAAGCAATTCAATTAGCCAAATCAAATATCGAACAATTTCACGCTGCTCAAAAAACGGATAAAATAGTTGTAGAAACAACTATCGGAGTTATGTGTTGGCAAGAAAAACGTCCGATTCAAAAAGTCGGTTTATATATTCCAGGTGGAACGGCTCCCTTGTTTTCAACGGTTTTAATGTTGGCAGTTCCAGCAAAATTAGCAGGTTGTAAAGAAATTATATTGTGTTCGCCTTCTGATAAAAATGGAAAAATTAATTCTGCAATTCTATATGCTGCTGATTTATGTGGTGTAACCAAAATTTATAAAGTAGGCGGAATTCAAGCAATTGCAGGTATGACATTCGGAACAGAAACCATTCCACAAGTCTACAAAATTTTCGGACCAGGAAATCAATTTGTAACGATTGCAAAACAATTTGCTTCTCAAAATGGAGTTGCAATTGATATGCCAGCAGGCCCAAGTGAATTATTAGTTTACGCTGATGAAACGGCAATTCCAAGTTTCGTAGCTTCCGATTTATTAAGTCAAGCTGAACACGGAAAAGACAGCCAAGTGATTTTGGTTACTACCAATAAAAACATTTTAAACGATGTGGAAGAAGAAATTTATAAACAATTGAAAGTTCTTCCAAGACAAGAAATCGCGCAAGTGGCTATTAATAATTCCAAATTAATCTTTGTTGAAACCGAAAAAACGGCTTTATCATTAATTAATGAGTACGGACCAGAACATTTTATTGTATGTTCTAAAAACGAAGATTATTTCGTTGACGGAATTCAAAATGCAGGTTCGATTTTTATTGGAAATTATACTCCAGAAAGCGCTGGCGATTATGCTTCTGGAACCAATCACACATTGCCTACAAACGGTTATTCTAAAAGCTATAGTGGTGTAAATTTAGATAGTTTCTTGAAAGCAATGACCTTTCAAAAAATATCAAATGAAGGAATTCAAAACATCGGAAAAGCAATAGAAATCATGGCAGAAGCCGAAGGTTTACAAGCTCACAAAAATGCTGTTTCATTAAGACTAAAATAA